In one Bacillus sp. PK3_68 genomic region, the following are encoded:
- the mdh gene encoding malate dehydrogenase: protein MSLKRKKISVIGAGFTGATTAFLLAQKELGDVVLVDIPQAEGPTKGKALDMLEASPVQGFDTNIIGTSSYEDTKDSDLVIITAGIARKPGMSRDDLVQTNQKVMKAVTAEIAKSSPNCHIIVLTNPADAMTYTVFKESGFPKNRVIGQSGVLDTARFRTFVAQELNLSVKDITGFVLGGHGDDMVPLVRYSYAGGIPLEKLIPQDRLEAIVERTRKGGGEIVSLLGNGSAYYAPAASLVEMAEAILKDQRRILPAIAYLEGEYGHEGLYLGVPTILGKDGIEKVIELELTENEKAALQKSVDSVRNVMSVLS, encoded by the coding sequence ATGTCTTTGAAACGTAAAAAGATTTCTGTCATCGGTGCGGGATTTACAGGAGCAACAACGGCATTTTTGCTTGCACAGAAAGAACTAGGAGACGTTGTACTAGTTGATATTCCACAAGCGGAAGGCCCAACCAAAGGCAAAGCCCTTGATATGCTTGAAGCAAGTCCTGTGCAAGGATTTGATACGAACATCATCGGTACATCCAGCTATGAAGATACGAAAGATTCTGATCTGGTCATCATTACAGCTGGAATTGCTCGTAAGCCAGGGATGAGCCGGGATGACCTGGTACAAACAAACCAAAAAGTGATGAAGGCTGTAACAGCTGAAATTGCGAAAAGCTCTCCAAATTGCCATATTATCGTGCTAACGAACCCTGCCGATGCGATGACTTATACTGTGTTTAAAGAATCAGGATTCCCGAAAAACCGCGTGATCGGCCAATCAGGCGTTCTTGATACCGCTCGTTTCCGTACATTCGTTGCACAAGAGTTAAATTTGTCTGTAAAAGATATTACAGGCTTTGTTCTTGGCGGCCACGGCGATGACATGGTCCCACTTGTACGTTATTCTTACGCAGGCGGTATTCCTTTAGAAAAATTGATTCCGCAAGATCGTCTTGAGGCCATTGTTGAACGTACACGCAAAGGCGGCGGTGAAATCGTTTCTCTTTTAGGTAACGGTTCTGCTTACTATGCACCAGCTGCTTCCCTTGTAGAAATGGCAGAGGCTATTTTGAAAGATCAACGCCGCATTCTTCCTGCTATTGCTTATCTTGAAGGTGAATATGGACACGAGGGCCTTTATCTAGGGGTACCGACAATTCTCGGTAAAGATGGCATTGAAAAAGTAATTGAGCTTGAGCTAACAGAGAATGAGAAGGCGGCGCTGCAAAAATCAGTTGATTCTGTGCGTAATGTGATGAGTGTTCTTTCTTGA
- the icd gene encoding NADP-dependent isocitrate dehydrogenase, whose translation MELEVFFMSQGEKITVSNGVLNVPNHPVIPFIEGDGIGPDIWAAASRVLDAAVEKAYNGEKKIEWKEVYAGEKAFNKTGEWLPEETLEQIREYLIAIKGPLTTPIGGGFRSLNVALRQELDLFVCLRPVRYFDGVPSPIKRPEDTDMVIFRENTEDIYAGIEYKEGSDEVKKVIDFLKNEMGVNKIRFPETSGIGIKPISKEGTTRLVRAAINYAIKEGRKSVTLVHKGNIMKFTEGAFKNWGYELAEKEFGEKVFTWAQYDKIKEEQGTEAANKAQADAEAAGKIIVKDAIADIFLQQILTRPKEFDVVATMNLNGDYISDALAAQVGGIGIAPGANINYETGHAIFEATHGTAPKYAGLDKVNPSSVLLSGVLMLEHLGWNEAANLITASVEKTIASKVVTYDFARLMEGATEVKTSEFADELIKNL comes from the coding sequence ATGGAATTGGAGGTATTTTTCATGTCACAAGGCGAAAAAATTACTGTATCAAATGGAGTTTTAAATGTACCAAACCATCCAGTAATCCCATTCATTGAAGGGGACGGAATTGGCCCTGATATCTGGGCAGCAGCTTCCCGTGTACTTGATGCTGCTGTTGAGAAAGCATATAACGGTGAAAAGAAGATCGAATGGAAAGAAGTATATGCCGGAGAAAAAGCATTTAACAAAACAGGCGAATGGCTTCCGGAAGAAACACTAGAGCAAATTCGTGAATATTTGATTGCTATTAAAGGTCCATTAACAACACCAATCGGCGGCGGATTCCGCTCTTTAAACGTAGCGCTTCGCCAGGAATTAGACTTATTCGTCTGCTTGCGTCCTGTTCGTTACTTCGACGGAGTACCTTCTCCGATCAAACGCCCTGAAGATACTGATATGGTTATCTTCCGTGAAAATACAGAAGATATTTACGCTGGCATTGAATACAAGGAAGGTTCAGATGAAGTGAAAAAAGTCATCGACTTCCTGAAAAATGAAATGGGTGTAAATAAAATCCGTTTCCCTGAAACTTCAGGTATTGGTATTAAGCCAATCTCTAAAGAAGGAACTACTCGCTTAGTACGAGCAGCGATCAACTATGCTATTAAAGAAGGCCGCAAATCTGTTACTTTAGTACATAAAGGTAACATTATGAAATTTACTGAAGGTGCGTTCAAAAACTGGGGCTATGAATTAGCTGAAAAAGAATTCGGCGAAAAAGTATTCACTTGGGCTCAGTACGATAAAATTAAAGAAGAACAGGGAACAGAAGCAGCAAACAAAGCGCAGGCTGATGCAGAAGCTGCTGGCAAGATCATCGTTAAAGATGCCATTGCTGATATATTCCTTCAACAAATTTTAACTCGTCCAAAAGAATTTGATGTAGTAGCAACAATGAACTTAAACGGTGACTACATTTCTGATGCACTTGCTGCACAAGTGGGTGGAATCGGAATTGCACCGGGAGCCAATATTAACTATGAAACAGGACATGCTATTTTTGAAGCGACACACGGAACAGCTCCAAAATATGCAGGACTTGATAAAGTAAATCCTTCTTCTGTTCTACTTTCAGGTGTATTAATGCTTGAACACTTAGGATGGAATGAAGCAGCTAATCTTATCACTGCATCTGTTGAAAAAACCATTGCGTCTAAAGTAGTTACTTATGACTTTGCCCGTTTAATGGAAGGCGCAACAGAAGTAAAAACTTCTGAGTTTGCTGATGAATTAATCAAGAACCTTTAA